CACTGTGTCAAAAAAAATGGCCGGGCGCGAAATTTAAATTCGCCGTTTTGAGCCCCGGGGATATGCCTTCGGCACGGTATCTGGCCGGAGGGGGGGGGGCGTTCTCATAAAAGATATGGCAGGGGCGGAGAAATTTTTCGCCGGCTGTGATTTTTTCATACTCACCCCTTTCCACTCTCTGGTACTGGCGACGGTCTCCGGCGCGGATTTCACCGCCGTGACGTATTCCGACAAGACGGCAAATTTCATGAAGGATATGGATAAACTCTCCTCTCCAAACAAGAGAAACCGCGCGGAGCTGCCGCGTATCGCTGAAGAATGCGCTTTTCAAATCTTTCTGAATTTATTAAAAGATAAGCTGAAATTATGAAACTACTCATTAAAGCTGAAAATCTATGGCTTGAAAACAGCCGCTCGGTTGTTTTCAAAAATGTGCATGCGGAAATAAAGCAGAAGGATTTTGTCTGGCTGGAAGGCGCGGGCGGGTCCGGAAAAAGCCTGCTTATGCGCACACTCGCCGGGAGACTGAAACCGTCCAAAGGGCGGCTGCTTTCCTACACCGCAGTCCCCCTGTGCACACCTCAGGCCGCTCTCCTTGAGAACGAAAGCGTAAAAAACAACATTAAAGCCCTCTCGCGGGAAAAAGAGGACGCGGCCTTTACCCTGGCGGAACTTATGAAAAACATGCGCCTTTTCGATTTGAGAAATATACCCGCGAAAAGTCTCTCAGGAAACCAGCGGCAGATGCTGAGGCTGGCGACTTTTCTCGCGCTTGAAGATGCAATACTCTTATTTGATGATCCTCTCGCCGCGCTTGACAATGAAAACCGCATACGTTTCATCCAGGCCGCCGAAAAAAAACACGCCCTGGGCACGGCAATGCTGATTTCAAGCACTCTCCCGTGCCCTGCCGCCTGCCCGGCCGGCACAAGGCATCTGCTCCTTAAAGATGGAAAACTCAGCGAGGAATAAACTGATTGCGCTGATGGCGCACGCGCTTTTCCTGACATGCGCAGGCGCGCTTTTTATGTTCCGCGGATCTTCGGAACGATATTTTGAGAAACTAAAAAACAGCGTCTTCATAACCGCTTACACGGAATGCCGCTCAGAGGCGGATCTGTCCGCGGTCAAAAACAGGATAGCGGCGATCTCCGGAGTCAAATACATCGTCATACTCACGGAAAACGAGGTGTTCGCGGCGCTCGAGGGCGCGCTGGCAAAAAAGGATATACTGATTTCGATCAAGGATGTAGAAATCCCGTCCATTCTGAAAATTTACCCGGGCACACTCAATTATGAACGCTTCGGAAGGATCGCGGAGCAGATTAACGCCCTTGCCGAAATCAAATATTCCGACACCGGGGGCAACGCCGTAAAAAAACTTTTTGTCTTCGCGTCAGATTTCAAAAAAGCTGTCCGCTTTATAGCGGCCATGCTCATATTAAGCGCCCTGGCCTCCGCGGCCGCCGCATTCGTGTCAATGGAATATCTCTCAGAAAAATTTCGATTCCTTTCCGAGAGAAATGTGCCCCGGCGGGATATCGTTCTCAAATATGCCACTGAAATCACCCTGATTCCGCTGTCTTCCCTGATCATATCTATACTGATTCTGCTGGCCTTATATCAGACAACCGGCGGGAACACCATGGTTTTTCCCACCTACCCGCAGACAGTCCTTTTGCTGCTTCTCTCATTCCTTCCGTCAGCGGCCAGGCTTATAAAAAGTGTTTGATTTGAATTTGAACGGGGACTGTCCCCATTACGGACGAAGCTGTAAGTCCGCCAAGGCGGTTCGTAGATGGAGACTGTCCCCTTCTTTGGCCGTGATAATTATTCTGTCCGTCGCTGCGACTGCGGCGGAACTGGACTCAAAAATAAATAAAATCGAACAGGACATCCTCCGCAGCAACAGTGAATTCTTAAGCATAACGGATGAAATAGACAAACTGTCCGGTCAAATCGACGAACTTACCGAAAAAAAACAGACCACGGCGATCAAAATAGACATGCTGACAGCGAATATTCAGCAACTCACTTCAAAGATAAATAAACTGAACGCCGACTATCAGGCCCGCAGGGACGATCTTAATTCCCTGATTGCCGAACTCGAACAGACAGGGGCGCTGGGCAGAAAAAGCAGGATTTTTGCCGATGAAAACGCCGCGGTCATAAAAAAACTATGCGTTTCGGACAACGGGGGGGAAATCCTTCTCATGCATGATTTTGAGGAAGGCAGCAAGTCAAGGATAAAGTCGTTCCTGCTGGGTGATCTGGTAGAAAAAGTAACCGCTTTCGCACGGAGCTGCTCCGTAAAACAGCGAAAACTCGCCTCGGAGAAACAGACTGTGGAAAAAAAAATAGAGGAGCTTGAAGTGGCTCTCGGCGAATTCACGGCGAAAGTGGCGTCCAGTAAAAAAATACAATCCAGCTATAAACAGTCTCTGGACAAGATCCGCCAAGAGCAAACGGAACTCGGCAAAGAGCTTGAAGAAAAAGAAAAGAGCAAAAAAGAAATAGACCGCCTTCTTGAAACTTTTATGAGGAAGAAAAAAGATCTTCTGATTGAAAAAGAAAGAGAGCGGGAGCTGGAAGCGCTGCGGGGAACAATGCCCTGGCCGGTTGAGGGCGCCATAATCAGCCCCTTCGGAAAACAGAAGCATCCCATTCTTGATACCTATATAGTGAACAGGGGTATCAAAATAGAAGCGTCCACCGAATGCGTGCGGAGCGTCAGGGACGGCGAGGTTTCTTTCGCCGGATACTTCAAGGGTTACGGAAAAACTGTTATTATAGAACACGGCGGCGGATTTTATACCGTAACGTCCGGATTTAGCGAGATAGATGTGAAAAAAGGCGACAGCGTAAAAACATCCTCTATTATAGGAAGCGTTTTACGCGGAGAAACAATGTATTTTGAAATACGGCGGGGCGGCACACCGGATGATCCGGGCCTTTGGCTGCTCAAAAATTATTAAGGAGTGAGTTTATGAGAAAAATTCCAGCTTTGATGCTCGCGTTTTTTATCGGTGCGGTGGCATGGGGTGCGTCCAAAACAGATTACGAGGATATGCGGCTGTTTAACGATGTGCTGTCTCTCATAGAAAATAATTATGTGGAGGAAAAAGGGACTTCCGAACTGCTCGAGGGAGCCATAAACGGCATGATAAAAAAACTCGACCCGTTTTCGCAGTTCATGAAACCCGAAGCCGCGAAGCTTATGAAAAGCGAAACCCAGGGTTTTTTCGGGGGACTCGGCATAAAGATCACCATACGCGACAAATGGCTCACGGTCATCACCCCCATGCCCGGCACTCCCGCCTTCCGGCAGGGGATACTCCCCGGCGATAAAATAATACAGATAGACGGGGAGAGCACGGAAGACATAGATGTGATGGGGGCCGTGACAAAACTGCGCGGCAAACCCGGCACAAAAGTGACGATCACCATAGCGCGGGACAAAGAGACGCAGGATGTGACGATCACACGCGAAGAGATAAAAATAGAGAGCGTTCCTAAAGCCAAATCCCAAATGCTGAACGACGGAATAGCTTATATCCAGGTGACGGAATTCAATGAAAAAACTCCTGACGACTTCGCCGCGTTTTATAACGGCTTTGAAAAATCCGGCATGCGCTCGCTCATACTGGACCTCAGGAACAACCCGGGGGGGCTACTCACATCAGCGGTGGAAGTGTCAAAACATTTCCTGGAAAAAGACCAGATGGTTGTTTACACAAAAGGCCGCAAAAAAAATTCGGACCTGAAATTTTATGCGGAAAAAACCCTCCACAAAAAAATACCCCTGGTGGTGCTGATAAATCACGGTTCAGCCTCAGGATCAGAAATTGTGGCAGGCGCAGTGAAAGACTGGGGCAGAGGCGTCCTGCTGGGAGAGAAAACTTTCGGAAAAGGCTCGGTACAGAGTCTGATAAACCTCTCGGACGGTTCCGAGCTTCGCCTGACGACGGCTAAGTATTACACCCCTAAAGGCATCTGTATACATGAAACGGGCATTGAGCCCGACATAAGCGTGACACTTTCAAGAGAAGAGAGTATAAAACTGATGCAGCAGTCGGAAAAAATCTACGGCTTATCCGAAGAAGATAAAGCAAAAAAAGAAAAAGAACACATATCCGACCGGCAGCTTGAGCGCGCCAAAGAAATACTTTTCGCGGAAATGAAATTCTCGGGGAATTTAACGCCTCCGGAAGTTTCTAAAAATTAATGGCAAAACGCAAAAAGAGAACCCGGCTGCTGCCTGTGCTTTTTTTATCCGCCGCCGCGGCGGCGGCATGGTTACTGCTCCTGCAAACAGAAAACCGTGTTGATGACTGCCTTAAAATAGAACAAAACATCAACAGCGTCCTTTTAACAGCCGGCGTACCGGAGAAAAACGTCACTTCCTGGTGGGAGGAAAAGAAAAAAAACCGGGTGGAGTGGCTTAAAATAAACAAAAAAATACTCATCAGAAAACCCCTGTGGGGGCTTTTCAGCGCCGACAATCTTTTACAAAATGTGGAGAACCGCCGCAAATACGCCCTCTCCGTCAAAGACGAGGATGACCACCTGTCGCGGGAGATCAAAATCCTCCGGGACGGAAATATTTATTGCCTTATAACTCTGCGCGGCGAAAAAGCCGGGCCGTCACTATGCATAATAATAGACGACTGCGGCGGCAGCAAAAAACAGCTCACCTCTTTCACGCAACTCAACCTTCCTTTAACATACGCCATCCTGCCTTATCAGAGATACAGCCGCGTGATAGCCCAGTCACTGGCAAGGAGCGGGTCTGACACCCTGCTTCATATGCCGATGGAACCGCATAAAGCTGATATGAAAGCTCTCGGCAAAGGCGCTTTAAGCGCGGAAATGACAGGGGATGAAATCATAAAAAAAATCACAGCGGCGCTGGGCTGCGTGCCCGGCGTAAAGGGCATGAACAATCATATGGGCTCACTGTTTACGGAAAACAGGGAAAAAATGAAAATCGTTATGACTCTTTTAAAAAAAGAGGGTCTGTTTTTTCTGGATTCGGCCACCTCGCCGAAGAGTGTCTGCCGGGAAACGGCATCTCTGTCCGGGGTTAAATGCCTGCGGAACAATATTTTCCTTGACAACATAGATTCCGCCGGGGAAGTGAAGAAACGGCTGCTGGAAGCGGCCTCGATCGCCCGTAAAAACGGCAGCGCCATTGCGATCGGCCACGCCACCCGCAGGCACACCGCGGACGCGATAAAAGAAATATCCAGGGAACTCAAAGACGTGGAAATAGTGCCGCTTTCCAGACTCATGGATAATATCTGAAATGCTTGTGCTCGGAATTGAAACTTCCTGCGATGAAACGGCCTGCGCGATCGTAAAAGACGGTAAGAAGATATGCTCCGAAGTGGTCGCCTCTCAGATACCTTATCACCGCAGGTTCGGGGGTGTCGTGCCGGAACTGGCTTCAAGAAAACATCTTGAAGCGATAAACGCTGTTGTTGAGGAAACCCTGTTTAAGAGCGGCTTCGATATGGAGCATATAGACAGATTGGCCGTCACCGTAGGGCCGGGCCTGGCGGGAAGCCTGCTGGTGGGAATCACAGCGGCCCGTACGCTGGCGGCGTTATACGACAAGCCCGTTTTCGGGGTCAATCACATACTCGCTCATCTGTCGGTTAATTTTCTCACAGCCAACATAAGCCTGCCCTATATAGGGCTGACCGCTTCCGGCGGGCACTGCGATCTCGTCTTTGCCAAAACCCATGATGAATTCGAAATGCTCGCCCGCACAAGAGACGACGCGCCGGGCGAGGCTTTTGACAAAACGGCTAAAATGCTCGGGTTCCCCTATCCCGGCGGCGCGGAGATAGAAAAACTCGCAAAAGGGGGAAATGAGCGGGCCGTGAAATTCCCCGTACCGCGTTTTAAAGACGGTTCTGAAGATTTTTCTTTTTCCGGCATAAAAACTTTTGTTAAAAACCTGATCCAGGAAACCGCTAAAGAAAAACTTCCGGATCTGGCGGCATCTTTCCAGAACAGCGTGGCCTCTGTCTTCTCCGGTAAGATCATTGCCGCCGCCAAAAGAAAACTCTGCCAGCGCGTGCTTGTGGCAGGCGGCGTTATGGCCAATAGCTACATAATCTCGCGGCTCGAGGAAGAATGCGCGAAAAATTCCATACAGCTCTTTTATCCTGAAGCCAGGTTCTGCACCGACAACGCGGTCATGATAGCCTGCAGA
This genomic window from Candidatus Omnitrophota bacterium contains:
- a CDS encoding ATP-binding cassette domain-containing protein encodes the protein MKLLIKAENLWLENSRSVVFKNVHAEIKQKDFVWLEGAGGSGKSLLMRTLAGRLKPSKGRLLSYTAVPLCTPQAALLENESVKNNIKALSREKEDAAFTLAELMKNMRLFDLRNIPAKSLSGNQRQMLRLATFLALEDAILLFDDPLAALDNENRIRFIQAAEKKHALGTAMLISSTLPCPAACPAGTRHLLLKDGKLSEE
- a CDS encoding peptidoglycan DD-metalloendopeptidase family protein; protein product: MAVIIILSVAATAAELDSKINKIEQDILRSNSEFLSITDEIDKLSGQIDELTEKKQTTAIKIDMLTANIQQLTSKINKLNADYQARRDDLNSLIAELEQTGALGRKSRIFADENAAVIKKLCVSDNGGEILLMHDFEEGSKSRIKSFLLGDLVEKVTAFARSCSVKQRKLASEKQTVEKKIEELEVALGEFTAKVASSKKIQSSYKQSLDKIRQEQTELGKELEEKEKSKKEIDRLLETFMRKKKDLLIEKERERELEALRGTMPWPVEGAIISPFGKQKHPILDTYIVNRGIKIEASTECVRSVRDGEVSFAGYFKGYGKTVIIEHGGGFYTVTSGFSEIDVKKGDSVKTSSIIGSVLRGETMYFEIRRGGTPDDPGLWLLKNY
- a CDS encoding S41 family peptidase yields the protein MRKIPALMLAFFIGAVAWGASKTDYEDMRLFNDVLSLIENNYVEEKGTSELLEGAINGMIKKLDPFSQFMKPEAAKLMKSETQGFFGGLGIKITIRDKWLTVITPMPGTPAFRQGILPGDKIIQIDGESTEDIDVMGAVTKLRGKPGTKVTITIARDKETQDVTITREEIKIESVPKAKSQMLNDGIAYIQVTEFNEKTPDDFAAFYNGFEKSGMRSLILDLRNNPGGLLTSAVEVSKHFLEKDQMVVYTKGRKKNSDLKFYAEKTLHKKIPLVVLINHGSASGSEIVAGAVKDWGRGVLLGEKTFGKGSVQSLINLSDGSELRLTTAKYYTPKGICIHETGIEPDISVTLSREESIKLMQQSEKIYGLSEEDKAKKEKEHISDRQLERAKEILFAEMKFSGNLTPPEVSKN
- a CDS encoding divergent polysaccharide deacetylase family protein, giving the protein MAKRKKRTRLLPVLFLSAAAAAAWLLLLQTENRVDDCLKIEQNINSVLLTAGVPEKNVTSWWEEKKKNRVEWLKINKKILIRKPLWGLFSADNLLQNVENRRKYALSVKDEDDHLSREIKILRDGNIYCLITLRGEKAGPSLCIIIDDCGGSKKQLTSFTQLNLPLTYAILPYQRYSRVIAQSLARSGSDTLLHMPMEPHKADMKALGKGALSAEMTGDEIIKKITAALGCVPGVKGMNNHMGSLFTENREKMKIVMTLLKKEGLFFLDSATSPKSVCRETASLSGVKCLRNNIFLDNIDSAGEVKKRLLEAASIARKNGSAIAIGHATRRHTADAIKEISRELKDVEIVPLSRLMDNI
- the tsaD gene encoding tRNA (adenosine(37)-N6)-threonylcarbamoyltransferase complex transferase subunit TsaD, with the protein product MSEMLVLGIETSCDETACAIVKDGKKICSEVVASQIPYHRRFGGVVPELASRKHLEAINAVVEETLFKSGFDMEHIDRLAVTVGPGLAGSLLVGITAARTLAALYDKPVFGVNHILAHLSVNFLTANISLPYIGLTASGGHCDLVFAKTHDEFEMLARTRDDAPGEAFDKTAKMLGFPYPGGAEIEKLAKGGNERAVKFPVPRFKDGSEDFSFSGIKTFVKNLIQETAKEKLPDLAASFQNSVASVFSGKIIAAAKRKLCQRVLVAGGVMANSYIISRLEEECAKNSIQLFYPEARFCTDNAVMIACRGFWQNKSLPLTPAPDLKI